A single window of Rana temporaria chromosome 1, aRanTem1.1, whole genome shotgun sequence DNA harbors:
- the LOC120910387 gene encoding E3 SUMO-protein ligase ZBED1-like, producing the protein MAEVEQKEREIKNAPSFLKANIWEHFGFYEKSGKHELDKSYAVCKICHTKIKYLGNTTNLRNHVSRFHPEMLKPTTTPTTTKEMNPDQPRIDAMLQSTLPPNSEKVKRITKAVAAFIAKDLRPYSVVENTGFRYKISRYKIPSQSHFTENVIPALYHETKAQIIASMSQASRVAITCDSWTSVTTESYVTITAHYVSKDWQILSHVLQTRAIYESHMGAHLAELLSHVMEEWQLSDKSVVLVTDNASNMIVAAQVGKFPHVKCFAHTLNLASQRALKVATLSRLLGRVRRISTFFHRSTRASHCLKEKQKCLGLKNHKLITDVPTRWNSAYDMVERFLEQQPAVCATLLSPEVRRGESDLCTLNETDVSNAEDAECIKANEGCNHADVRRAQSNSFSHCPYKCTTSPEHDRHDGRHIHDP; encoded by the coding sequence ATGGCAGAAGTAGAACAAAAGGAACGAGAGATAAAAAATGCACCTAGCTTTTTAAAAGCAAACATCTGGGAACATTTTGGCTTTTATGAAAAAAGTGGAAAGCACGAATTGGACAAGTCATACGCTGTGTGTAAAATCTGTCACACAAAAATTAAATATCTAGGGAATACTACTAATCTGAGAAACCACGTCAGCCGTTTTCACCCAGAAATGCTAAAACCTACCACCACACCCACCACCACCAAGGAAATGAACCCAGATCAGCCAAGAATTGATGCAATGTTACAGTCAACTTTGCCGCCCAACTCTGAAAAGGTGAAGAGAATAACAAAAGCTGTGGCAGCTTTCATAGCGAAGGACCTGCGCCCTTACTCTGTTGTGGAAAACACTGGGTTTCGCTACAAGATTTCGCGTTACAAGATCCCGTCACAAAGTCACTTTACAGAAAACGTCATACCTGCACTCTACCACGAAACCAAAGCTCAGATAATTGCATCAATGAGCCAAGCAAGTCGAGTCGCAATAACGTGCGATTCCTGGACTTCAGTCACGACAGAGTCTTATGTTACAATAACAGCACATTATGTTAGTAAAGACTGGCAGATTTTGTCGCATGTACTGCAAACGAGAGCCATTTATGAGTCTCACATGGGTGCTCATCTGGCAGAGCTACTTTCTCATGTTATGGAAGAATGGCAGCTGTCCGATAAATCTGTAGTGCTTGTGACCGACAACGCGTCAAACATGATAGTTGCAGCTCAAGTTGGAAAATTCCCCCATGTGAAATGCTTCGCCCATACACTGAATCTTGCATCCCAGCGAGCGTTGAAAGTGGCCACTCTCTCTAGGCTTCTTGGCAGAGTACGACGGATATCCACATTCTTTCACCGCAGCACTAGAGCAAGCCACTGTCTAAAAGAGAAACAGAAATGTCTTGGCCTGAAGAATCATAAGCTGATAACTGATGTGCCAACAAGATGGAACAGCGCATACGACATGGTCGAGAGGTTCTTGGAACAACAACCTGCAGTCTGTGCCACCTTGCTGTCTCCAGAAGTCAGAAGAGGAGAGTCCGATCTCTGCACTCTAAACGAAACAGATGTGTCAAATGCAGAGGATGCAGAGTGCATTAAAGCCAATGAAGGATGCAACCATGCTGATGTCAGAAGAGCGCAATCCAACAGTTTCTCTCATTGCCCCTATAAATGCACAACTTCTCCAGAGCATGACAGACACGATGGGAGACACATCCATGATCCATGA